From Aspergillus luchuensis IFO 4308 DNA, chromosome 2, nearly complete sequence:
GTCCTCACCCCAAGCACCACGGATGAATCCAGAATGGATTGCAGCCGCAACAGGGTCCGAGTCGTCTGTATACACGCCCGTGCCCCAGAGGGCGCGACGCGCGCAGATCTCCTCGCGATGGCTGGTGTCGATGCGGAAACGCGGCACACGGATTGTAAACGTGCAGTTCTCCTTGCCTTCAAAGCGAGGCAACGGAAGCGGTGTAGTCGTGTAACCGAACTTGGCACTTTCCAAGGTTGCCTTCTCGGTGGGTGCGCCGATCCGGGGCGCATACAAGGTCGAGCCTAGGTGGTGTCGAGGCAGATGGGCGACGCTCGACAGGAGTGGTTCGATAGTCACCACCGTGCGGGGCTCGCGCATAGGTGTGACAGCCGTATTCCCGGCCGGTCGGGGagcatgatggtggtgatgatggtgatggtggtggtgatgtccAAGGGCCTGCGCTGCGGCGGATGCGCTGCCTTCCCCGGGCGTGGCCGTTCGATGGAAGAAGTTTACCGAAGACAAGGGACGGCTAGAGCCaagagcggcggcggcagcagcggcagcttcttcttctggcttatggcgatgatgatgatggctgtgCACATTAGCATGGGTACTACAAACCTGAAGAATAGTGAAAAACgtactgatgatggtggtgatggagatgcCGGCTCCGTCGACCGCGGGCACCCAGGGCGGCCGCCTCGCTCTCGGCGCGACCATCCTCGTCGCGCGACTTTCTCGATCGCTTCCCATTCGCTGAGCTAGGCCGAGCAATCTTAGGATCGTCTGTCTCCCCATTGCTGGACCGACCAGCCGCACTGTCGCGTTTGAACGGGCTCGGGGCCATGGGAGTCGAAGGACCACTGCCACCAGTGGTAGCAGTGACCCCTCCCACACCACTTCCAATCCCGGAGAAAACTCGGCCAAGCTCATTCTTAATTCCGGCCTCGCCCGCGGGACCCAGGATCTGAGCCTGGGCACCCTGCACCGCCTGGGGCAGCGGCGATGCGCGCCCCCCTCGTTTCGCATCTAATCCAACCCCGAGAAGGTTGCGATGCGCCATGAGTTCATCACTCCCTTTGCGTCGCTGGTCATCCGACGACGCGGAGTGAACGGCCGAGGGTGGGCCAGCGGACGAGGTGGGCGGAAAGGCGCGAGTCTCGGTCTGTAGCTTGCTGAGGTACGGCTGTTCGTGtgacggaggaggcggctgattgggagggggatggaCGGAAAGCGAGGGCTGTCGCGACCCTCCCAGCTGAGAGCCCAAAGACTTGGTGTAGCTCTGAATAGCGCCAAAGCCAAAACCGGGGCCCGCCTCCGGGACGGAAAACCGTTTCGTCTCAGGCGACGGGGGCTGGGACCGGCCCAAGTCCCAGGCAGACGCGCCTTGTTGGCGATGCGCTGCAGCCTCCCGGTCCCCGTAAGGCGGCCCGTACCGTGATGGAGGGTGAGACGCGGCCTTGGGTTCAGCCTCGTGCGCCATCGCACGTTCCCGTTCGCGGTGGGCCTGTTCCTCCGCGTGTCGATCCGCATATAGGCCTCCGTACCGGTGATGCTGGGCCTCATGGCCCATATATGATGCTGCTCGCTGATGCGCACCGGCAAATGGACCCTCTCCGGGCCCGGCCACGGCGACAGGCCGTGACAGCGGACTATATCCAGTGGTGCGAGGCGGCGGTTCGAGGTGCTGCGGCTGGCTGTTGGGACGAGGGGCGGGTCCGCTGAAACTCAAGCGGCGTGGTTCGTTATACGGGGCTTCGGCGGACGATATCTGGGGCGAGGGATGGGTGGAGCTGGGCTTGTCGGGATATTGCGACGATGGCGGGCCGCGGGACAAGCCACCGAATTTGGCCTGTTCTGTCATGGGCTGGGGAACACCGCCGGAGCCGGATCGGTATTGACGTGACGGCTGGTTCTTCGCAAAGGTCTTTTCGGGGGTCTGGGAGCGTCGGAAACCTGGGTATTCGAGCGGAGACGGACGCGCTGGCGCGGTCGGCGGGGACATGGCACCGGGGGCCGACGGTGGGTGGGCGTTCCCATACGGGGCGGACGAGACTGGAAGACGCGAAAAGATGGACGAAGAGCCTACATCCCGGCCTGGTCGGTCAGCGTCCGAGCCTAGCATGGACGATATCGACATGCTGCTCCCTGGACGGTGATGAGCCGGGTTGCTGGGAGGCTCACGCGACAAGAAGGGAGTGGACAGGGACGGAGCATTTCCCGTTTGGCCTCTGGAGGGATAGtgttggggtggtgagggaggaggcATACGTCGCGTCCCTAATGGCGGCGCAGCGGACTGCTCTTGGACACCTATGATAAGAGAAAAGTCGGAGTTAGCCAATATGTCCGATCAGCATAAACAACAGATACACTGCAAGAGAGAACAAGTGTGGTTGCAACAAGCAAGATAGCAAGGACATCAGGGGATTATTGCGCGAGTCCTACGACCTGCGACTCACCAGGGAACGCGGGACTGCCACTGCTGCCCAAGGACCTCCGGCGACCCTGGTCATGCGACGGGGGAGGATTCATGTCGCATGcaaagggggagaagggagctATAAGGGAACGCGACAATCAGGAAGGGACAAATAAGAGGTGAACCGGGAGGATAGTAGAATTAGGAAAGGTAAGCAAGCGgcagggggggaagaaagggccCGAGGGGGcgaaaagagagggaagggagatgggagtgaaggagggaggaagatgacgatggcaGCAGCTGATGGGCggcgaaggaagaaagaatggcgCGCGACAAGCAAAGCGAGTTCCGAACTGGGGCAGAACCCGTGACTCTGGGCCTGGACGAGCTCATGTCCGACACTAGTCCCACTTGGGAAGCGATGCCCTGGCATCCCGGACTAGCCCGGATCGGGTATAGCGCTCCCGAGGCTTCCTGGGCTGGAAGTCGATCAGGCGCCACAGACGCGCCGACTGCACCGCCCCTGATTGGCTCGCACTGCCGGGCACAAAGTTTGGGTTCCTTGTCGGAATCTGGCAGTGACGCTGGGATTGTAGTACGGATAAACAAATGCTGCAGCCGCGCCACACTGCACCCTCGCAGATGGCTAGACTCCGATCGAAGGAggttttttcttcttctttgcatcCTCCCAGTTCggacagcttcttctccttctcgcaTCTTACTTGCTTCTAGTCATGCCTCCCAGAGGTCCAGTCATCGCGACGCGATCATGGTCTGACACTCCCGCATACCGGTCTCGTAGTCACATCCCAACATGGATAGAAATCAAGAAAACAAAAGAcccaaaacaaaaaagaagagagtaCCGCATAAAAGCAGAGGATTATTTGGGGGTTATCGGGCAATTTAATATAACTTGAAGCGATATCATATCCGAAGAAAATGCAAGTTGCCTACCTTCACGATATACCACCCGACGTTCGGGCTTGTTGATGTGACTGACCGGGTAATGAGGGTCTGGACGATGTTCAGGCTCTCGATTACCCCCGGGAAGACTCTGCTCCTTCAGCGAGACATGGCTCGCCGCTGATGTGTGATACCCATTGCTCTCTGTCCGATATGCCGCATAGGCGTTCTCATGGGCGTATGAGACGGGAGGCACGGAGGTAGGGACCGAGGAGGGCGGGTAACTGTAGGTTGGGTTGATACCGGATCGAGGCATCTCGGGCTCGCGGCGATGGAAATGGTCGTAAAACATGCGTGGTGAGGAAGggtgtgatggtggtggaggccCGTAGGCGCGAGCTGGCGGCGCGGGGGGCGCAGCACGAGGGTCGTGGGCGACGACGCCCAACATGGACGGGTGCGTATggtatggatgatgaggatggtgtttCTGaaaatccatcatcatcttcagggGAGGGGTGGATTGGGACGAATGGGGATTGCTGGCAGCATGAAggttttgattgattgactgggGGTGAAGGAAAGAATTGGGTTGGGGTTCGGGCGCGGATGgttgtcagtcagtcagtcagttaAGGTAAGGTCGCGAAATGGCGGTAAAAGTTGAGTTTAATCGACCCCGAACGGGAGggtggggaaggaagaagaaaaacagaaCACGGAGATCTTCAGTCGGATCTGGTAGCCGTTTCAATTCAACCGGTGataaggggaggggaggatatGGAGGGCaagtggaggaaggggagggagaggaatggATATGAGAAATGGAACTAGAAGCAGCTCCGAAAGCTCTGTGGATgaatggagggagggaggagagaaaggatggAAGCACGCAGCGAaaagcaggagaaggggagggagagaaagaggaaaagacgagtggagagagaggaagagagagcgagagagcgAGGGAACGGGACAGGAAGAGAATTAGGGAAAAACGGTGAGCGACGGAGCCAGGGAAACGGCGCAAGAGTTCCCTGTGAGGACACATCGGAGGGCTTTCAGGCCAATCAAGCGCATGCAAAAGAGCTGCTAGTCGGATCGATTTCAATCAGACGaagcagaaagcagaaaaggACGAGCTCTCAACTTGAGTGTGTCGGAGAGGCTGCAAATCCAAGTTGGCCCGATGGGGCCGTCGTGGGAAAGCGGGGAAACCTGTGTGGATCCCTCCTTACAATTAATTCCTTTTGGACTTCCAACATACTTccctatttttttttttattagtgtTCGATACATCACGGTTACAACTCTGACttgctactacttactaacgATGCCCAATCCTTCAACCTGGCCACTCTTCCAgcaaccctcccccctccctctccacccgaTCGCTGCCCGTTGGCATCCATGCCATGCAGCCCGGCGACGTGTCATGCGTCCTTCCAGTGGATAATCTACTAGGCGGGTGGGTAACAAAAAAACACTTacatttaattattattattattctcccCCCAGATGTGCAGATTCCTCACGGACATTCAAGTATGAAGGCGACCTCCAGCATAACACAGACAATTAGAAAACAATTTTGAGATAAGGGAAAAGGGGAACTAATTAAAAGTCTTACTATCCCTACAACAATGACTGGCTAGTGGTTTTCGTTCCCTCCGCCTCAACCCGGCTAGCGACACACAATATACCAAGTATAGTAGCACTATACTTGTACACCCGTGCAGCCCGAAAggcatgctgctgctgttgctgcgacCTGCAGGATGGATTGGCACCCTGAAAGTATCAAGCATGGAGTACAGgcgcagcaagcagcagccatgacTAATGACAGCAAGAAATGCCTCTTTATTTTTCCCCACCCTGCAATGTCTGAACCTGCCGATCCTGACCGATGTGACCCTCCTTTCTTGTTCCTCAGTCAGCACTATCAAGTAACTTATCTAgttataatagttaaatttTCTTTCGATCGGATCTTATGCACTGTTGTGGCATTTGGAGGGGTGTAGgtcgaggaaaagagaaatgtAGTATTAATGAGAACAAAGGAGGTCGGGGGATTTCAACTCACCATACACTTGTAATAATTACAGAGTACTACTGGATGCTGAAGATAAGGAAATCTATATGCAGAATGGGTAGCATAGTATACC
This genomic window contains:
- a CDS encoding uncharacterized protein (COG:S;~EggNog:ENOG410PMGJ;~InterPro:IPR036609,IPR013951;~PFAM:PF08642;~go_process: GO:0016575 - histone deacetylation [Evidence IEA]), producing the protein MMMDFQKHHPHHPYHTHPSMLGVVAHDPRAAPPAPPARAYGPPPPSHPSSPRMFYDHFHRREPEMPRSGINPTYSYPPSSVPTSVPPVSYAHENAYAAYRTESNGYHTSAASHVSLKEQSLPGGNREPEHRPDPHYPVSHINKPERRVVYREGVQEQSAAPPLGTRRMPPPSPPQHYPSRGQTGNAPSLSTPFLSREPPSNPAHHRPGSSMSISSMLGSDADRPGRDVGSSSIFSRLPVSSAPYGNAHPPSAPGAMSPPTAPARPSPLEYPGFRRSQTPEKTFAKNQPSRQYRSGSGGVPQPMTEQAKFGGLSRGPPSSQYPDKPSSTHPSPQISSAEAPYNEPRRLSFSGPAPRPNSQPQHLEPPPRTTGYSPLSRPVAVAGPGEGPFAGAHQRAASYMGHEAQHHRYGGLYADRHAEEQAHRERERAMAHEAEPKAASHPPSRYGPPYGDREAAAHRQQGASAWDLGRSQPPSPETKRFSVPEAGPGFGFGAIQSYTKSLGSQLGGSRQPSLSVHPPPNQPPPPSHEQPYLSKLQTETRAFPPTSSAGPPSAVHSASSDDQRRKGSDELMAHRNLLGVGLDAKRGGRASPLPQAVQGAQAQILGPAGEAGIKNELGRVFSGIGSGVGGVTATTGGSGPSTPMAPSPFKRDSAAGRSSNGETDDPKIARPSSANGKRSRKSRDEDGRAESEAAALGARGRRSRHLHHHHHHHHHHRHKPEEEAAAAAAAALGSSRPLSSVNFFHRTATPGEGSASAAAQALGHHHHHHHHHHHHAPRPAGNTAVTPMREPRTVVTIEPLLSSVAHLPRHHLGSTLYAPRIGAPTEKATLESAKFGYTTTPLPLPRFEGKENCTFTIRVPRFRIDTSHREEICARRALWGTGVYTDDSDPVAAAIHSGFIRGAWGEDVDVDLLDLEIRDTYQHAPKTAQDVGAEDGERPRVPPVPPNDKDLHITLLILPRLERYDSSVLFGLKSRAWEGSHDGMSFKVQRVEWVDEGVGRGEERSGEARRKRLRNLMQTGRICTGPGVIKLEQLRNGVQIPRRKPLEGQESMQVS